A DNA window from Pungitius pungitius chromosome 1, fPunPun2.1, whole genome shotgun sequence contains the following coding sequences:
- the prok1 gene encoding LOW QUALITY PROTEIN: prokineticin-1 (The sequence of the model RefSeq protein was modified relative to this genomic sequence to represent the inferred CDS: deleted 1 base in 1 codon) has product MTDQTAGDPLRGVGRTANNCCPVSRVLSESRSPVAAMSFRALMLSFLLVSLSCSRGAIITGACERDVQCGFGHCCAVSLWLRGLRMCVPRGIEGDECHPFSHKVPYLGKRQHHTCPCLPHLMCSRYSESKYRCTDDLKSLDF; this is encoded by the exons ATGACTGACCAGACCGCCGGGGATCCATTGCGAGGTGTCGGACGGACTGCTAAC AACTGCTGTCCAGTGTCGAGGGTGCTGAGCGAGTCCAGATCTCCTGTTGCTGCCATGAGCTTCAGGGCGCTGATGCTGTCCTTCCTCCTGGTGTCTCTGAGCTGCTCCAGAGGAGCCATCATCACAGGG GCCTGTGAGCGGGACGTGCAGTGCGGCTTCGGTCATTGCTGCGCCGTCAGTCTGTGGCTGAGGGGCCTGAGGATGTGCGTCCCAAGAGGCATCGAAGGGGACGAATGCCACCCTTTTAGCCACAAG GTGCCCTATCTGGGGAAAAGGCAACATCACACCTGCCCTTGCCTCCCCCACTTGATGTGCAGCAGGTATAGTGAAAGCAAGTATAGATGCACGGACGACCTGAAAAGCCTGGACTTTTAA
- the LOC119223318 gene encoding pepsin A-like has translation MKLLVVLSALVAFSECFHKIPLIKGKTAREKLMEKGLWEEYRKQYPYNPMAKFDQTGMESMTNDADLSYYGVVSIGTPPQSFNVIFDTGSSNLWVPSVYCSSQACNNHNKFNPGQSSTFQWGSQTLSIQYGTGSMTGRLATDNVEVGGITVSNQVFGISQTEAPFMAQMTADGILGLAFQSIASDNVMPVFDTMVKEGLVSQPLFSVYLSSNSEQGSEVAFGGIDSSHYTGQISWIPLTSATYWQIKMDSVTINGQTVACAGGCQAIIDTGTSQIVGPTSDINNMNSWVGASTNQYGDATVNCQNIQSMPEVTFTLNGQAFTIPASAYVSQSSYGCNTGFGLGGTDQLWILGDVFIRQFYVIFDTENQTIGLAQSV, from the exons ATGAAGTTGCTTGTGGTCCTCTCCGCCCTGGTGGCTTTCTCCGAATGCTTCCATAA GATCCCACTCATCAAGGGGAAGACTGCCAGGGAAAAGCTCATGGAGAAAGGACTCTGGGAAGAGTATCGGAAGCAATATCCATACAACCCCATGGCAAAGTTCGACCAGACTGGTATGGAGTCCATGACCAACGATGCCGAC TTGTCCTACTATGGTGTGGTCTCCATCGGTACCCCTCCTCAGTCTTTCAACGTCATCTTTGACACCGGCTCCTCCAACCTGTGGGTCCCTTCAGTCTACTGCTCCAGCCAGGCCTGCA ACAACCACAATAAATTCAACCCAGGGCAGTCCAGCACTTTCCAATGGGGCTCCCAGACTCTGTCCATCCAGTACGGCACCGGCAGCATGACTGGACGTCTGGCAACTGACAATGTTGAG GTGGGAGGCATCACAGTGTCAAACCAGGTGTTTGGGATTAGCCAAACAGAAGCTCCTTTCATGGCTCAGATGACAGCCGATGGCATCCTGGGGTTGGCCTTCCAGAGCATTGCCTCTGACAATGTCATGCCTGTGTTTGACACCATGGTCAAGGAGGGACTGGTGTCCCAGCCCCTGTTCTctgtctacctgagcag CAATAGTGAGCAGGGCAGTGAGGTGGCCTTCGGTGGTATTGACAGTAGCCATTACACCGGTCAAATCTCATGGATCCCTCTGACCTCTGCCACCTACTGGCAGATCAAAATGGACAG tgttACCATCAATGGACAGACTGTGGCCTGCGCTGGTGGCTGCCAGGCCATCATCGACACTGGTACCTCCCAGATTGTTGGACCAACCAGCGACATCAACAACATGAATTCCTGGGTTGGAGCCTCAACCAACCAATATGGAGAT GCTACAGTGAACTGCCAGAACATCCAAAGCATGCCTGAAGTCACCTTCACTCTCAACGGACAGGCCTTCACCATCCCTGCATCTGCCTACGTCTCACAG AGCTCCTACGGCTGCAACACCGGCTTCGGCCTTGGCGGCACTGACCAGCTGTGGATCCTGGGAGATGTCTTCATCAGGCAGTTCTACGTCATCTTTGATACCGAGAATCAGACCATTGGCCTGGCCCAGTCTGTCTAA